The sequence GCGCGGGCGGGCGCCGGAACGGCCGGGAGCGACGGGGCGCGGGCGGCCCGGATCGCCCCGCCGGCCCGGGCGACGAGCCGCGGCGCGCCCCACACGATCAGCCACGCGACCAGCGTCACCGCCAGGCCCGCGACGACGTCGAGGACGTAGTGGTTGCCCGTCGCGACGACCGTCACGGCGATCAGGGGCGCCCAGGCGGCGCCGAGGACGCGCCCGACCGGCGTGCGCGCCGTCGACGCCAGCGCGGCGGCCACGGCGAACGCGAAGGCCGCGTGCATGCTGGGCACCGCGGCGAGCGGGTTGTAGAAGAGCTGCGCGATCGGGGACGTCAGCGTGTGCGAGCCGCTCAGGGTGATGGTGTCGGCGATGCCGGTCCCCGCCAGCCGCGGCGGGGCGACCGGCAGCAGGGCGGCGACGGGCGTCGCCAGGATCCAGCCGACCACGAGCGTCTCCCACAGCCGGGCCCCGGCGGTCCGCGAGCGCCGCGTCACCCAGACGAGGGCCGCCGGCGTCACGACGAACTGCGCCGCCAGGTACACGTGGTTGAGCACGAAGACGAGCGCGGGCACGTCGAGCGCCGTCTGCACGCTGCCCTCGAAGCCCAGGCCGAGCGTGCGCTCCAGGTCGACGAGCCCCAGCGCGTTGGCGTGCGCCGCCACCTCGTCGGTGCCGCCGGTCCAGCGGGCCGCGGCGTACGCCGCGTAGGCCAGGGCCGCGACCAGGACGATGCGCTGCCACGTCCACCGCACGAAGACGGGCGCCGGCGCCGCGGCCGACGCGGCCGTCAGCGGGGCCGGGCCGTCGCCGCCCCGGCCGGCGGGCTCGGGGGCGATGGCGGACGACGACGACATGGGACCGCCGAACCTACCACGGTCTCTGCACCTGCAACTACCGTTGGGAGCAGTCGCACACCCGATCGTCGGTCAGGCGTCGAGCTGATCGAGCGTGCACGCGGCCGGCGGCTTGTCGTCCCGCCAGCGCTCGAGCTTGGCGCCGTGGCGGATCCGGCCGCCGCTGACCTGGTCGAACGACACCTCGACGACGAGCTCGGGCCGCAGCTCCACCCACTCGAGCTCCTTGTCCGACTTCCAGCGGCTCGGCTCGCCCTGCTGGACCACCCCGGTGCCGTACGGCTCGAGCTCGGCGCGCAGCTCGCGCTTGCGCTTGGCCGTGAAGCTCGACGTGTGGCCGACCGTGCGCAGCGCGCCGTCGGGCGCGTACAGGCCCAGCACGAGCGAGCCCACCGTCCCCTCCTCCTTGCCCGGCCGCCAGCCCTGCACGACGCAGTCGATGGTGCGCTTGCGCTTGACCTTCACCATCCCCTTCCGCTCGCCCGGCAGGTACGGGGCATCGAGCTCCTTCGCCACGACGCCCTCGGTGCGCTGGAGCCAGCCCTCCGCCTCCTCCGGCGTGCGGACCGCCGGGGTGATCGACACGCTCGAGTCGCCGAACGCCGGGGCGGCGAGGAACCGCTCCAGGGCGTCGCGCCGCTCGGCGAACGGCCGGTCCAGCAGCGAGACGGTGTCGAGCGCCAGCAGGTCGAAGGCGACGTAGCGGGCGGGGGTCTGCTCGGCCAGCATCGCGATCCGCGACGCCGCCGGGTGGATGCGCTGCGAGAGCGCGTCGAAGTCCTGGTTCTCCGGCACCGTCGCGGCCTCGCCGGCGGCGTCGTCCTCGCGCAGGTCGATGACGATCTCGCCGTCGAGGACGTAGCGGCCGGGCGGGAAGCGCAGCTCGGGGAAGTAGCGGTCGAGCGGCTTCCCGGCGCGCGAGACGATCCGCACGGCGTCCTCGGCGTCCGCGTCGCCGTCGTCCGGGACGTCGACGAAGACGAGCGCGCGGAAGCCATCCCACTTCGGCTCGTACGACCAGCCGCCGCCGGTCGGCAGACCCGCGCGGGCGCGGGCGAGCTGCGGGGCGAGCGGCGGGGCGACGGGCAGGCTCACGGTCGCGCCAGCGTAGCCGCCGTCCGTCCCCGCGTGGGAGGGCCGCACGCCGCGGTGCGCCGGGCGCCCGCGCCCGGCCGCCGCGCTCAGGCGCCCGGCCGCAGCGTCACGCGGGTGGCGCGGCGCTGGCGGTTGCCCGCGCCGTCCTCGGCGCGCAGCGTCAGCGTGTAGCGACGGCCCGGGCGCAGGCCCTTCGCGGTGACGCCCCAGTTGGCGCCGCCGATCGCCTCGGCCGTCAGCCGCTGGGCGTGCGTGCGTCCGCAGCGGCGGGCCCGCGTGCGGCAGGCGACGGGCGTGCGCCAGCGCAGCGTCGCGGCGACGCGCCGGACCCCCGTGGACGGCAGGGGGTCGGTGACGGCGACGTTGACGACGCAGCGCGTGCGCCCGCAGTCCTGGGCCGCCACGCGCGACGTCGGGCGCTCCGCGTCGCGCGGGTCGGAGGAGGACGAGCCGGCGTCCGGGGCGTCGCCGCCCAGCCCCGCGGCGTGCCGCACGAAGCCGCCGACGGCGGGGTCGGCGATCCGTGCGTACAGGCCCGGCCGGTTCGCCTGCGCGCACCCGCTGCCGAGGCTGACGATGCCGACGAGCGCGGGCGTGCCGCCGACGAGGGCGGTCAGCGGGCCGCCGCTGTCGCCCTGGCAGGCGTCGACCCCGCCCGCGCGCTCGCCGGCGCACAGGACGCGGCGGGTGATCCGCACGCCGACGCGGGCGTACGCGCGGGCGCAGGAGCCGTCGTCCACGACGTGGGTGGTGGCGGCCTGCAGCGTCTGCGGGTAGTCGGAGCGCCCCGTGCCGACCTCGGGCTGCGGCGCCTGGTTGCCCCAGCCGGTGACGGTGACCGGGTCGCCGGTGCGCGCGACGAGCGCGGCCTGCTCGGGCGTGACCGGCGCGATCGGCGCGATCGCGGTCGTGCCGTCCGCGACGGGCGTGCCGGTGTAGAGCGGCGCGTCGAGCGTCAGCACGGCGGCGTCGCCGTCGAGCGTGCCGAGCACGAACCCCGGGCGGATGGCGACGCTCCGCACGCCGGCGTCGCGGGCGGTCGCGACCTCGGGCTCGCCCGCGCGGCGCAGGCGGGTGACGCCGGCCAGCACCCGCAGGCGCGAGACGGGCCGCACCGTGCCGCGCTCCTGGTCGAAGACGCAGTGGGCGGCGGTTGCGACGTGGGTGGCGTCGAGGATCGCGCCGCCGCAGAACTGCCCCAGGAACGGGGAGGCCTGGGCGCCGCCGAGCGTGGGGTCGTAGATCGCGGCCTGGTACGGGGCGCGGGTGATCGCGACGGGGGCGCCGCCGACGATCCGCTCGCCGGCCCGGCGCTCGCCCGCGACGGCGGGCGCGGCGGCGAGCAGCGCGGCGGCCGCGGCGAGCAGCGCGACCCGCGGCGTCGCCGTGCGGGCCGCACGGCGGATCGACGGGCGCGGAGCGGCGAGGCGGCGCGGGGGATGGGGGCGGAGGCGGGGCACGCGGGACGTCGGTGCGTGGGGACGCAGGGACACGATCCCAGCCTTCCCGCCGCCCGGTCGAAGTCCTTCCGGGCGTGCGCGGGTGCACGGACCCGCCCACGGCGGGCGGGGACGGGGCGGGGCGCCGGCGGCCGCGCTCGGGTCTCGGCCGTCGCCCAGCGCCCGCCCAGCGCCCGCCCAGCGTCCTCCCAGCCGCGGACGGGACCGTGACGGCATGAGCTACCTCGTTCGCATCCGCCGCACCGTCCCGGCCCTCCTGATCGCCGGCGCCGCCGCCCTCGGCGTCGTCGGCTGCGGGGCCTCGTCCGACGCCGGGACGACGAACGCCGCGGCGACCACCGCGGCGTCCGCGCCCGGCGCGCGCCCGGCCGGCCAGGCCCCGCAGGGCGGTGCGCCCGGCGCCCTGTCGACGAGCGACCTGCAGGCCGCCGCGAAGGAGCTCGGCGTCACGACCCCCAAGCTGCAGGCCGCGATGGAGGCCGCGCGGCCCAGCGGCCGGCCGGAGACCCAGGCCGGGTCGGGGGCCGCGCCGAGCGCCGGAACGGGATCCGGCGACGACCCGCGGACCGCGATGTACGCGGCCGTCGCGAAGGCGCTGGGCCTGGCGGCGAGCGACGTCCGGGCCGCCCTCGCCGACGTGCTGCCGAGCGGCGGCCCCGGGGGCGCCGGCGCACCGCCGCAGGGCGCCACGCCCGACGGCTCGGGTGCGGCGGGCGCCGCCGGCGGCACGAGCACCACGACGGGCACCGCGACGTCGTCCTGACGTCCTGCACCGGACACCACGGGGCCGCGTCCGCGGCCCGGCAGCGCAGCACGAGCCGGCGGGGCTTCCCCGCCGGCTCGCGGCCGTCCGGGGGGAGGAGGGCGGCGCGCCGCCTTCTCAGCCAGCCCCCAGGAGCGCCCCAGCCCGCTCCCGCACCCCGGCCGCACCGTGGAGGCATGCCTTCCGCGACCGCTCGCTCCGCCCCCCACGACGGCCTCGCGCCCGCCGGGCCCGACCGCCGCCCGCCGGTCGTCGAGGTCGTCGTCCCCGTCCACGACGAGCAGGCCGCGCTGCCCGGGTCGATCCGTCGCCTGCACGAGCACCTGAGCACCGCCTTCCCGTTCGCGTGGCGGATCGTCGTCGTCGACAACGCCAGCACGGACGCCACGCCGCAGGTCGCCCGCGCGCTGGCCGACGACCTGCCCGGCGTCCGCGTCGTGCGCCTGGACGAGAAGGGCCGCGGCCGGGCGCTGCGCGCGGCGTGGACGGCCAGCGACGCCGACGTCCTCTGCTACATGGACGTCGACCTGTCGACCGACCTGCGAGCGCTGCTGCCGCTCGTCGCGCCGCTCGTCTCCGGGCACAGCGACCTGGCGATCGGCTCGCGGCTGGCGACGGGCTCCAACGTCGTCCGCGGCCCGAAGCGCGAGCTGATCTCGCGCGCGTACAACCGGATCCTGCGGCTGTCGCTCCACGCGCGGTTCACGGACGCGCAGTGCGGCTTCAAGGCGATCCGCGCCGACGTGGCGCAGCGGCTGCTGCCGCAGGTGCGCGACCAGGCGTGGTTCTTCGACACCGAGCTGCTCGTCCTGGCCCAGCGGCAGGGCCTGCGGATCCACGAGGTGCCCGTGGACTGGGTCGACGACCCGGACTCGCGCGTCGACCTCGTGCGCACCGCGGCGGACGACCTGAAGGGCGTCGCGCGGCTGCTGGCGACGGCACCGATCACGCGGTTCCTGGCGATCGGCGTGGTGTCGACGCTCGCGTACGCGCTGCTCTACCTGCTGCTGCGCCCGGGCCTGGGCGCGGGGGTCGCGAACGTCGCCGCGCTCGCGGCGACCGCCGTGGCGAACACGCAGGCCAACCGGCGCTTCACCTTCCGCGTCCGCGGCCGGCGGCACCTGGCCCGCCACCACGCGCAGGGCGCCGCCGTCTTCGTGCTGACGGTCCTGCTGACGAGCGGCGCGCTCGCCGTGCTCCACGCGGTCGACCGCGCCCCCGCCCGCGTCGTCGAGCTCGCCGTCCTCGTCGGCGCCAGCGTGCTCGCCACCGTCTCGCGCTACGTGGCCCTGCGCTTCTGGGTCTTCGCGCACCCCGAGGCCCGCGCCCGCGCCGCCGCGCCCACCGCCCTCGCGACGCCGGCCGAGGCCGGCGAACGCGCCTGATCCCCGACCCCGACCCCTTCGGAACGACCTCCTCCATGGCCACCCATCCCCCGATCGAGCGTCCGCTGGATGCCCGCCCCGACCCGCCGCACACGACCGCCGGCCCCGAGCCTGCGGCCCCGTCCTCGCGCGCCCGTCGCCTGGCGCTCGCCCTGCGCGCGCGCCCCGAGCTCGTCGCGCTGCTCGTCCTCGCCGCCGTGCTGCACCTGTGGGCGCTCGACCGCAACGGCACGGCGAACGCCTACTACGCCGCCGCGGTGCGCTCCATGACGCAGTCCTGGAACGCCTTCCTCTTCGGCACCTTCGACGGCGCCGGCGTGATGACCGTCGACAAGCCGCCCGCCGCCCTGTGGGTGCAGGCGCTGTCGGCGCGGGTCTTCGGCTTCTCGTCGTGGAGCCTGCTCGTGCCGCAGGCCCTCATGGGCGTCGCGACGGTCGGACTGACGTACGACCTGACCCGCCGGCGCTTCGGCCGGATCGCGGGCGGCGTCGCCGGCCTGGTCCTCGTCCTCACCCCGATCAGCGTCGCGATCTCGCGGCACGACAACCCGGACGCGCTGCTGATCCTGTGCGTCGTCGGCGCGCTGTGGGCGACCGTCCGCGCGCTCGAGGGCGGCCGCACGCGGTGGCTCGTCCTGGCGGGCGTGCTCGTCGGCCTGGGCTTCGAGACGAAGATGGCCGCGGCGCTCATGGTCGTCCCCGGCCTCGTCGCCGCGTACCTGTGGGTCGCCCCGCGGGGCCGTTGGGCCGCGGCCCGGCAGACGGCGGCGTTCGGCGCCGCGGCCACGGTCGTCGGCCTGGCCTGGCCGGTCCTGGTCTGGCTGACCCCGGCGGGCTCCCGCCCGTGGATCTCGGGCACGAACGACAACTCGATCTGGTCGCTGATCCTGGGCTACAACGGCCTGGGGCGGCTCTTCGGCCAGGACGGCGGGCCGGGCGGCGGCGCACGTGCGGGCGCGGCCGGCGGCCCCGGCGGCGGAGGCGGCGGCATGGGCGGCGTGTTCGGCGGCGATCCCGGGCCGCTGCGGCTGCTCAACGACGCGCTCGGCGGCCAGGCCGGCTGGCTGCTGGGCCTGGCGCTCGTCGCCGGCGCGGGTCTGCTCGTCCTGACCCGCCTGCGGCGCAGCGACGCGCGGACGGGGTGGCTCGTCGCGGTCGGCGGCGCGTGGCTGGTCACCGCCGTGGCGTTCAGCCGCGCGGAGGGCATCTTCCACCCGTACTACGTGTCGGCGCTGGCGCCGTTCACCGCGGCCCTCGTGGGCGCGGGGATCGGGACGATCGCCCGCGGCGGCCCGACCGCCCGGACCCTCGGGCCGCTGGCGATCGCCGGCGGCGTCGCGACCGAGCTCGTGGTCCTGCACCGCAGCGCGACCGACCTGGGCTGGATGACGCCCGTCCTGCTGGTCGGCGGCGTGGTCGCCGCCGTGGCCCTGGCCGTCGGCCGTGGCGGCGGGCGGGTGCGCGGCGCCGCGCTCGGCACGATCGTCGCCCTGCTCCTCGTCGCCCCGGGCGCGTGGGCGGTCCAGACCCTCGGCCACGCGACGAGCAGCACGTTCCCCGCGGGCGGCCCCGCGTCGGCCGGGATGGGGATGGGCGGGCCCGGGGGCGGCCGCGGCGGGATGCGCGGCGGCCCGGGCGGGATGCCCGGCGGCGCGCCCCCGGCCGGGGCGATGCCGGGCGGCGCCCCGGGCGCGGCCGCGGGCGGCACGACCGGGGCCGCACCCGGCGGCGGGACGAGCGGCACGACCGGGTCGCCGTCCGGCACGGCCCCGACGCCCGGTGCGGCCGGGCGGACGACCGGGACGGCCGGCGGGCGCGGCGGTCCGGGCGGCGGCGGGATGTTCGGCGGCGACACGCAGTCGCTGAGCGCTGCGCGGCGCTACGCGCAGGCCCACGGCGGCGGGACCGTCGTCGTCGCGAGCCAGAGCGGGGCCGCCACGCAGATCCTGAGCAGCGCGGGGAGCGCCCAGGTGGCCGGAATCGGCGGGTTCTCCGGTAGCGAGAGCGCGGTCACCGCCGACTGGCTGGCCGACGCCGTGGCGTCGGGGAAGGTCCGCTGGTTCCTGGCCGCGAGCGGCGGGGGGATGGGCGGCCGCGCCGACGGCCGGGTCGGCGCCACCGCCATCTCGGCGATCGTCGAGCGGGTGGGCAAGCAGGTCGCGAGCGTCGACGGCCTGTACGACCTGCAGGGCCTGGCGGCGCAGCTGCGCGCGGCGGGCTGAACGGCGTCGTCGACGGGCCCGGGGCGGCGCTCGCCCCGGGCCCGCCTCGCGGACCGGGTGCCCGGACGAGCGCGACGCGCGGCCTCGGGGGCGCCGCGCCTGCGGCCGGACCTGCCGCCGCCGGACCTGCCCCCGGAGCGCGGGGCCGCGGCCTGGCACGCGCGTCCCGGCCGGCGTGGCAGCTCAGCGGGTGCGCAGCTTCGCGCTCGTGACGCGGGACGCGTTGCCGGCGGCGTCCGTGGCCGTCAGGGCGACGCGCACCGTCGTCCGGCGCGGCAGGCGCGGGGTGGCGAGCAGGTAGGTGTCGCCCCCGGCGCGCTGCGCGGCGATCGTCCGGGTCGTGGTGCGGACGCACGTCGCGCGGCGGCCGCGCTTGCGGCAGGAGACCTTCGTCGACCACCGCAGCGTGGCGCGCACGCGGCTCACGCCGTCCGTCGGAGGCGGGTCGACGACGGACGTCTTCACGTGACAGCGCGACCTCGTGCACGTGCGCGACAGCACGCGGACCGTCGGCGCCGCCGTGTCCGCCTTCGGCTGGGGGACGGCCGGCGTGACGGGCACCGTCGGCACCGGCGGCGGGACGGGGGCCGGCGTCGGAGCCGGGGTCGGCGCGGGCGTCGGCCCGGGCTGCTCGATCTGCGCCGCGCACAGGACGCCGTCGGGGGCGATCCCCGGTGTAGGGGCCCGCGTCGCGGACGGGTCCGCCGGCAGTCCGGCCGCCTGCCGCACGAACGCGGTCAGGTCGCGGTCGGCGACGCGGGCGTACACGCCAGGGCAGGTCGGGGCGGCGCATCCTGCTCCGAAGCTGACGACGCCGGCCAGCGCGCGCACGCCGCCCACGGACGCGGCCAACGGGCCGCCGCTGTCACCCTGGCAGGAGTCCTTCCCGGTCTCCCCGGCGCACAGCATCCGCCCGGTGAGTCCGCCGGCGTACGCCGCCTGGCACCGCTCGTCCGCCACGGTCGGGATGGAGACGCCGCGCAGCGTCGTCGGGTAGACGCCGGGCGAGGCGTCGTCGGGGGCCCGCTGGGTCGTGTCTCCCCAGCCGCTCGCGAACACGGAGGTCCCGGCGCCGATGGTCGCCGCCTGCGTGCCCGTGGCCAGCGGCAGCGGCGCGATGGCCGTCGCGCCGTCGCCGGTCGGCGACCCCGCATACAGGTCCGAGGCGAGGGTCAGCACCGCGACGTCGCCGTCGTACGTCTCGGGGTCGTAGCCCGGGTAACGGGCGATGGCGACGACGGCCACGTCGCGCCCGGGGGCCGGCACGGTGACCGCCGCGTCCGGCAGCGTCGTCGTGCCCGCCACCACGCGGATGGACGCGGTCGACGTCACGGGCGCGCCCGGCTCGTCGGCGGTCACGCAGTGGGCGGCGGTGACGACGACGCGCGGCGCGACGATGGTCCCGCCGCAGAACTGGCCCCACCAGATGCTCGGCGCCTCGCCCGGGGCGGGCTGCGCCTCCGGGTTCCACAGCGCCACCTGGTACGGCGCCGTGCGGATGTCGATGGGCGCGCCGCCGACGATGCGTGGCGTGGCGCGGTGCCCGGTCGCCGACGCCGCGGCCGGGACGAGCAGGGAGAGGAGGCCGAGCAGGAGCGCGGCGGTCGCGGCGGCGAGGGAAGCCGGGACGCGACGGGCGGATGGACGCATGAGGACGGACGAGGGTAGCCGCCGCGCCCGGGCGGGGTGCACGCCGTAGACGGACGTCGCACCGTGCGTGCGGCGCCGCTCGGGGGCCTGGGCCCGTGGCGTTCCGCGTGCTCGGGCCCGGCGCGTGCCGGCCCGCCGCGGCGGCCGTCGCGCGCCGGGCGGTCAGTCGCCCGGCCGGCGGGGGTTGCCGATCCCGTCGCGCCGCTGCCGGCGCCGCAGGCCCAGGTCCATCACGAGGAAGAACACGGCCATGAAGGCCCCGAAGACGACCGCCTTCCCGGTCCCGCCACCGGTCACGGCCCACAGGAGCCCCGCGACGATCCCGCCGACGAGCGCGCCGAGCACGACCTGCAGCGTCGTGCGGCGGTCGACCGGCGGCTCGGCGTCGCGTCGCCCGCCGAGGCCGAAGTACGTGCGGATGCGATCGATCGTCGACGCCATGGGCACCTTGTACCACCTTCGGGGGCGCGCGCGGACGGCGTACGGCTCCAGGACGGGGGCGGCAGACGGCGCGCAACGCTCCCAGGATCCTCCAAGCCTCGGCCGCGATACTCCGTCCGTGGCCACTCCCGAAGCCCCCGCGCAGCGCGTGCTGGTCGTCGACGACGAGCCGAACATCGTCGACGTCGTCTCCATGGCGCTGCGCTTCCAGGGCTTCGAGGTCGCGACGGCCGGGACGGGCGAGGAGGCGCTCGCGCAGGTCGACGCGTTCCGTCCGCAGATCATGGTCCTCGACGTGATGCTGCCCGACATGACGGGGTTCGACGTCGCGGATCGCCTGGGCGCGCAGCGCGGCCACGTGCCGATCGTCTTCCTGACCGCCCGGGACGCGACCGAGGACAAGCTGCGCGGCCTGACGTCGGGCGGCGACGACTACGTCACGAAGCCGTTCTCGCTCGAGGAGCTCGTCGCCCGCATCCGCGTGATCCTGCGCCGCACCGGGCAGCAGGCCGACGACGGGGCGGTCCTGCAGTTCGAGGACCTCGAGATGGACGAGGACACCCGCGAGGTCACGCGCGGCGGCGCCCCCGTCGAGCTGACGGACACGGAGTACCGGCTGCTGCGGTTCTTCCTGCGCAACCCGCGCCGCGTGCTGACGCGCGCGCAGATCCTCGACCACGTCTGGGACTACGACTTCGGCGGCGACGCCCGGGTGCTCGAGACGTACGTGTCGTACCTGCGCAAGAAGCTCGACGCGGCCGTGGGCGGCGACGCCCCCGCGCTCATCCACACCGCCCGCGGCGTCGGCTACGCCCTGCGCGCGCCGAGGCGCTGACGTGTCGCTGCGCGCGCGTCTGACCCTGACGCTCTTCGTCATCACCGCCGTGGCCATGGTCGGCCTGGCGGCGATCACGTACACGAGCCAGCGCTCCGCCCTGATCGACCAGGTCGACGCGAGCCTGTGGTCGATGGGCCAGGGGGTGCAGGCCGAGCTGTGGCGCGAGAACCGGCCGGTCGGCGCGCGGGCCGCCTGGGGGCCGGGCGAGGACGCCGACGACGTGCACCGCGGGCCGAACCTGCAGCCCGGCACGTACGGGGAGTGCCGCGACGCCGCCGGCCGGGCCGTCGGCGACAGCGTCGGGCCGCTTCCGGTCTACGGCGCGCCCTCGACGTCGATCCCGCGGCCGCAGCTCCCCGCCGTGCTGCGGGGCGAGCGCACCTTCACCAGCGGCGCCGTCGGCGACGACGACCTGCGCTACCGCGTGCTGGTCACCCCCGTCCGAGCGGGCCCCGGCCCGGGCGGCCCGGCCCGCTCCGCCTCGTGGACCGCGGACGGCGAGCCGGTCGCCTACGCCGTCTCCGCCGTGCCGCTGGCCGACGTCGACGCGACCCTCTCGCGCCTGCTGCGGACCGAGGCGATGGTCATCGGCGGCGCGCTCGCGCTGCTCGTGGCGCTCGCGTGGCTGATCGTCCGCGTCGGGCTGCGGCCGCTGGACCGGATGGCGACGACGGCCGGCGAGATCGCCGCGGGACGCCTGGACCAGCGCGTGGAGGAGACCGCCCCCGGCACCGAGGTCGGGCGCCTGGGCCGGGCGCTGAACGGGATGCTCGGGCGGCTGGAGCGGGCGTTCCGCGAGCGCGAGGCCAGCGAGGAGCGGCTGCGGCAGTTCCTCTCCGACGCCTCGCACGAGCTGCGCACGCCCCTCGCGTCGATCCGCGGCTACGCCGAGCTGTTCCGCGTCGGCGCGGTGCGCGAGGAGCAGGACGTGCGCAAGGCGATGGGCCGGATCGAGGACGAGGCCGCGCGGATGGGGACGCTCGTCGAGGAGCTGCTCGTGCTCGCGCGCCTGGACGAGGAGCCCGAGCGCAGCGTCAGCCCCGTCGACCTGTCCACCCTGGCCGAGGATGCCGTCGAGGACGCGCGCGCCACCGCGCCCGACCGCGCGATCACGGCGGACGTGTCGGGCGAGGCGGTCGTCCTGGGCGACGACGGCCAGCTGCGGCAGGTCCTCGCCAACCTGGTCCGCAACGCGCTCGTCCACACGCCCGACGGGACGCCGATCGAGGTCGCCGTGCGGCGCGCCGGCACCGACGTCGAGCTGCACGTGCGCGACCACGGCCCCGGGCTGCCGACGGACGACCCGCAGGCGATATTCGGCCGCTTCTGGCGCTCCGAGGGCGGCCGCACGCGCGGACGCGGCGGCGCCGGCCTGGGGCTGGCGATCGTCGCGGCCGTCGTCGAGGCGCACGGCGGGACGGTAGGCGCGCGGGACGCCGACGGCGGCGGCGCGTGCTTCGTCGTGCGCCTGCCCGCCGCACCCGACGACGACGGCGCCGACGCGACGGGCGACGCGGCCTAGCGGAGCGGCCGGCGCGGCGGTGATGAGCTTCCGGCCCCGGCGCCGTCCTACCCACCATGAGCCCCACCTCCACCACCGACCGCGACGCCTTCGAGGCGCAGGTGCGCCGCCACGCCCGCGAGCTGCACGTCCACTGCTACCGGATGACCGGCTCGCTCGAGGAGGCCGAGGACCTCGTCCAGGAGACGTTCCTGCGCGCCTGGCGCAAGCGGGGCCAGCTCGCCGACCGGACGGCGCTGCGCGCCTGGCTGTACCGGATCGCGACGAACGCCTGCCTGGACGCCCTGGACAAGCGCCCCCGGGCGGCGACGGCCGACGGCGAGATCCTGTGGCTGCAGCCCTATCCGGACGCGCTGCTCGACGAGCTGCCCTCGGGCGACGACGGGCCCGAGGCGGCCACCGTGGCGAAGGAGACGATCGAGCTGACGTTCCTCACCGCGATCCAGCACCTGGCGCCGCTGCCGCGCGCCGTGCTCGTCCTGCGGGACGTCCTGGACCTGTCGGCGCGCGAGACCGCCGAGATCCTCGAGACGACGGTCGCGTCCGTGAACTCGGCGCTGCAGCGCGCGCGGGCCGGCGTGCGCGAGCACCTGCCCGAGCCGCGCGCGGAGTGGCGGCCCGGGCAGGAGGGGTCGGCGGCGCAACGCGACCTGCTCGCCCGGTACGTCGCGGCGACGGAGCGCGTCGACCTGCAGGCGCTGCTGCCCGTCCTGCACGAGGACCTGCGCTTCTCGATGCCCCCGCAGCCCGGCACGTGGGACGGCCGGGACGCGGTGGTGCAGGCGTGGATCGACGGCGGCTTCGGCACCGAGGCGTTCGCGACGCTGCGCTGCCTGGTCACCGCCTGCAACCGCCAGCCGGCCGTCGCCGCCTACGTCCGCGCGCCGGGCACCGACGCGTTCCGCCCGCTGGCGCTCGACGTCCTGCGCGTCGAGGACGGCCGGGTGCGCGAGATCGTCACGTTCGAC comes from Patulibacter sp. SYSU D01012 and encodes:
- a CDS encoding phosphatase PAP2 family protein, with translation MSSSSAIAPEPAGRGGDGPAPLTAASAAAPAPVFVRWTWQRIVLVAALAYAAYAAARWTGGTDEVAAHANALGLVDLERTLGLGFEGSVQTALDVPALVFVLNHVYLAAQFVVTPAALVWVTRRSRTAGARLWETLVVGWILATPVAALLPVAPPRLAGTGIADTITLSGSHTLTSPIAQLFYNPLAAVPSMHAAFAFAVAAALASTARTPVGRVLGAAWAPLIAVTVVATGNHYVLDVVAGLAVTLVAWLIVWGAPRLVARAGGAIRAARAPSLPAVPAPARASARAGFCSSRQS
- a CDS encoding ATP-dependent DNA ligase, with the protein product MSLPVAPPLAPQLARARAGLPTGGGWSYEPKWDGFRALVFVDVPDDGDADAEDAVRIVSRAGKPLDRYFPELRFPPGRYVLDGEIVIDLREDDAAGEAATVPENQDFDALSQRIHPAASRIAMLAEQTPARYVAFDLLALDTVSLLDRPFAERRDALERFLAAPAFGDSSVSITPAVRTPEEAEGWLQRTEGVVAKELDAPYLPGERKGMVKVKRKRTIDCVVQGWRPGKEEGTVGSLVLGLYAPDGALRTVGHTSSFTAKRKRELRAELEPYGTGVVQQGEPSRWKSDKELEWVELRPELVVEVSFDQVSGGRIRHGAKLERWRDDKPPAACTLDQLDA
- a CDS encoding serine protease, which produces MSLRPHAPTSRVPRLRPHPPRRLAAPRPSIRRAARTATPRVALLAAAAALLAAAPAVAGERRAGERIVGGAPVAITRAPYQAAIYDPTLGGAQASPFLGQFCGGAILDATHVATAAHCVFDQERGTVRPVSRLRVLAGVTRLRRAGEPEVATARDAGVRSVAIRPGFVLGTLDGDAAVLTLDAPLYTGTPVADGTTAIAPIAPVTPEQAALVARTGDPVTVTGWGNQAPQPEVGTGRSDYPQTLQAATTHVVDDGSCARAYARVGVRITRRVLCAGERAGGVDACQGDSGGPLTALVGGTPALVGIVSLGSGCAQANRPGLYARIADPAVGGFVRHAAGLGGDAPDAGSSSSDPRDAERPTSRVAAQDCGRTRCVVNVAVTDPLPSTGVRRVAATLRWRTPVACRTRARRCGRTHAQRLTAEAIGGANWGVTAKGLRPGRRYTLTLRAEDGAGNRQRRATRVTLRPGA
- a CDS encoding bifunctional glycosyltransferase family 2/GtrA family protein — encoded protein: MPSATARSAPHDGLAPAGPDRRPPVVEVVVPVHDEQAALPGSIRRLHEHLSTAFPFAWRIVVVDNASTDATPQVARALADDLPGVRVVRLDEKGRGRALRAAWTASDADVLCYMDVDLSTDLRALLPLVAPLVSGHSDLAIGSRLATGSNVVRGPKRELISRAYNRILRLSLHARFTDAQCGFKAIRADVAQRLLPQVRDQAWFFDTELLVLAQRQGLRIHEVPVDWVDDPDSRVDLVRTAADDLKGVARLLATAPITRFLAIGVVSTLAYALLYLLLRPGLGAGVANVAALAATAVANTQANRRFTFRVRGRRHLARHHAQGAAVFVLTVLLTSGALAVLHAVDRAPARVVELAVLVGASVLATVSRYVALRFWVFAHPEARARAAAPTALATPAEAGERA
- a CDS encoding glycosyltransferase family 39 protein: MATHPPIERPLDARPDPPHTTAGPEPAAPSSRARRLALALRARPELVALLVLAAVLHLWALDRNGTANAYYAAAVRSMTQSWNAFLFGTFDGAGVMTVDKPPAALWVQALSARVFGFSSWSLLVPQALMGVATVGLTYDLTRRRFGRIAGGVAGLVLVLTPISVAISRHDNPDALLILCVVGALWATVRALEGGRTRWLVLAGVLVGLGFETKMAAALMVVPGLVAAYLWVAPRGRWAAARQTAAFGAAATVVGLAWPVLVWLTPAGSRPWISGTNDNSIWSLILGYNGLGRLFGQDGGPGGGARAGAAGGPGGGGGGMGGVFGGDPGPLRLLNDALGGQAGWLLGLALVAGAGLLVLTRLRRSDARTGWLVAVGGAWLVTAVAFSRAEGIFHPYYVSALAPFTAALVGAGIGTIARGGPTARTLGPLAIAGGVATELVVLHRSATDLGWMTPVLLVGGVVAAVALAVGRGGGRVRGAALGTIVALLLVAPGAWAVQTLGHATSSTFPAGGPASAGMGMGGPGGGRGGMRGGPGGMPGGAPPAGAMPGGAPGAAAGGTTGAAPGGGTSGTTGSPSGTAPTPGAAGRTTGTAGGRGGPGGGGMFGGDTQSLSAARRYAQAHGGGTVVVASQSGAATQILSSAGSAQVAGIGGFSGSESAVTADWLADAVASGKVRWFLAASGGGMGGRADGRVGATAISAIVERVGKQVASVDGLYDLQGLAAQLRAAG